From a region of the Thermodesulfatator atlanticus DSM 21156 genome:
- the acs gene encoding acetate--CoA ligase, which yields MADPTKIESVLKEERIFYPPQEGRDEAYIGSKFDYEEIYRYSLSDPDGFWSERAKELISWFKLWDRTCYWDFHKPEIRWFEGGKLNACYNCVDRHLTDATRNKAAIIWQGEPDEEVRVYTYEMLHREVCRFANVLKKLGIKKGDRVAIYLPMIPELPIVMLACARIGAIHSVVFGGFSAESLKTRIQDCEAKLLITADGYYRAGRKIQAKKNADQALQDCPTVEKCIVVKRLGIDVDWTEGRDIWYHEAISAEDIDDWCPCEEMDAEDVLFILYTSGSTGKPKGVFHTTGGYLVYVAHTLQWVFDLKPEDIFWCTADIGWITGHSYIVYGPLSLAATQIMYEGVPTYPHPGRFWELCQKFKVNLFYTAPTVIRALMREGDEWPHKYDLSSLRVLGSVGEPINPEAWYWYYKHVGRERCPIVDTWWQTETGGFLISPLPYATPQKPGSATLPLPGVEPVILKDDGTPADVNEGGHLCMKRAWPGMLRGVWGDPQRFKDVYFSRFPGYYYTGDGARRDEDGYYWIMGRLDDVINVSGHRLGTMELESALVAHPAVAEAAVIGYPHEIKGEAIYAFVILKEGYEPSDELRQELKQHMRKVIGPIATPDYIQFVSGLPKTRSGKIMRRILRKIVTGQYEDLGDTSTLADPSVIDELIKGREELMGKK from the coding sequence ATGGCGGATCCCACCAAGATTGAAAGCGTCTTAAAGGAAGAAAGGATTTTTTATCCTCCTCAAGAAGGTCGCGATGAGGCGTATATTGGGAGTAAGTTCGATTATGAGGAAATTTACCGTTATTCTCTGAGTGATCCTGATGGTTTTTGGAGTGAGCGCGCCAAAGAGCTTATTTCTTGGTTTAAACTCTGGGATAGAACCTGTTATTGGGATTTTCACAAGCCCGAGATCCGCTGGTTTGAAGGTGGTAAGTTAAACGCTTGCTATAACTGTGTGGACCGGCATCTTACTGACGCCACCCGTAATAAGGCAGCCATCATCTGGCAAGGTGAGCCTGACGAAGAAGTCCGCGTTTATACCTACGAGATGCTTCATCGGGAAGTTTGCCGCTTTGCTAACGTGCTTAAAAAGCTTGGGATTAAAAAAGGCGACCGTGTTGCCATTTATCTTCCCATGATCCCTGAACTGCCGATCGTGATGCTTGCCTGTGCTCGTATTGGTGCGATTCATTCAGTGGTATTTGGTGGTTTTTCCGCTGAAAGCCTTAAGACCCGTATTCAGGACTGTGAAGCCAAACTTTTAATTACCGCTGATGGTTATTACCGTGCGGGTCGTAAGATCCAGGCCAAGAAAAATGCCGACCAGGCCCTTCAAGATTGCCCCACCGTAGAAAAATGTATCGTAGTGAAAAGACTTGGTATTGACGTTGATTGGACGGAAGGTCGTGATATTTGGTATCACGAAGCTATTTCAGCTGAAGATATTGACGACTGGTGCCCCTGTGAAGAAATGGACGCTGAAGACGTGCTTTTTATTCTCTATACTTCCGGTTCCACAGGAAAACCTAAAGGGGTATTTCACACTACCGGAGGCTATCTGGTTTATGTGGCCCATACCCTTCAGTGGGTCTTTGACTTAAAGCCCGAAGACATATTCTGGTGCACTGCTGATATTGGTTGGATTACAGGGCATTCCTACATTGTTTACGGGCCTTTGAGCTTAGCTGCTACCCAGATTATGTATGAAGGTGTGCCTACTTATCCACATCCTGGGCGCTTCTGGGAGCTTTGCCAGAAATTCAAAGTAAACCTCTTTTATACCGCGCCTACGGTGATTCGTGCCCTTATGCGTGAAGGTGACGAATGGCCCCATAAGTATGATCTTTCAAGCCTTCGCGTCTTGGGTTCGGTGGGAGAGCCAATTAACCCTGAAGCCTGGTATTGGTATTACAAACACGTAGGAAGAGAACGCTGCCCCATTGTTGATACATGGTGGCAGACAGAAACAGGCGGCTTTCTCATTTCTCCTCTACCCTACGCTACTCCGCAAAAACCCGGCTCTGCTACTTTACCCTTGCCAGGGGTTGAGCCTGTTATTCTGAAAGATGACGGCACCCCTGCAGATGTAAATGAAGGCGGTCATCTTTGTATGAAGCGTGCCTGGCCTGGTATGTTGCGGGGTGTTTGGGGAGATCCTCAGCGCTTTAAAGACGTCTATTTCAGCAGATTCCCGGGCTACTATTACACTGGTGACGGTGCGCGTCGCGACGAAGACGGCTACTACTGGATTATGGGCCGCCTTGACGACGTAATTAACGTCTCTGGTCACCGCTTGGGCACTATGGAGCTTGAGTCTGCGCTGGTGGCTCATCCTGCGGTTGCTGAAGCCGCTGTTATTGGATACCCCCACGAAATTAAGGGCGAAGCCATTTACGCGTTTGTTATTTTGAAAGAAGGCTATGAGCCCTCTGACGAACTCCGCCAGGAGCTCAAACAGCATATGCGCAAAGTAATTGGTCCTATTGCAACACCTGACTATATCCAGTTCGTTTCTGGCCTTCCCAAGACCCGCAGTGGAAAGATTATGCGTCGAATTCTCCGCAAGATAGTCACAGGTCAGTATGAAGACCTGGGTGATACTTCCACCCTTGCTGATCCTTCTGTTATCGACGAATTGATCAAGGGAAGGGAAGAATTAATGGGCAAGAAATAA